One Drosophila subpulchrella strain 33 F10 #4 breed RU33 chromosome 2R, RU_Dsub_v1.1 Primary Assembly, whole genome shotgun sequence genomic window, ATGAGAAAACGAAATCATCCTGTGTTGAGAATCATCATGGATATGATTAAGCACGTATCCACACTGAATCATACCTGTCCTTATGTGGTGAGAGCTCCTTTCGATGTTTTTATCTatcgaatttaaaattttcatttttttttgtagggCTTGGTGTCGGTTAGCGATTTCCATGAAGTTTATATTCCAGTTCCATGGCCAACTGGAGACTACTTAGTGATATTAGCTTATATGTTTGATGGTAAGCCGCAGGTTACCACAAAACACTATTTTCTATTTAAGGAAGATTACTAGACAAAAAGctatgtaaaatatttataaataaagcgTTTTCTTTATCATCCCAAAAAATTATTGTAATGTCACCAATGAAGGGGAACAGTATTCAATACAGATAGTTATTCTTGGTACTGCTAACAGgattaaatatatagttaCCACAGAAGAGGACAGATTTTTATCTGCTAGAACCAGTTGAGAATTTTAAGTACaacaagaattatttttaaaaaataatcaatgttaataacaccatgttaaatttttaaggattgttgctagcttcagtgatatttgtggttaaaataaattcgttattctgaaaagttaaaatattctgtACCCAGATTAGAAAAAAGTACGATCAAAACCAACAAAgctcattttttttaaaaataattatttcattaattctctgaccgtttctttgataGCTAtgtgttagagtcgtccgatttttattaaatttaactcgaaatttttaaaaatacacaaaatgttattcccaatagtataagataatatgtcaaaaacaccgaagctatgattCGTTTCCTCTACAAGAGTATAAAAAGGACTCGTAAGAACTGAATTACAAGTACTGTCTCAACTTGGGTTTTAATTTATACACACTTTTAAAATACAACCTATAACAAGCGATAAGAAGCTCCACAACGGCTTTTAAATCTCAAGGCACTGCAATAATCAGCTGAAAAGTGGGGACTATTGTAAAAAATGCAATCATTTGAGCCAGTCATGAACTGGAGGTCGCATCTGGTGGTTTTACTGGGAGTGCTGATAATCCGCTGTCGCGCTGAAAAACCCTGTGATGCAATTATGTGGAGTGAACCTGGTGCGGTGCTAGCCGGTGGAACCATCGGGGTATTCTGCAGGTGTAATAGTTCTACGGTGCGAATACAGGATCTGAGCATGGTGAACTGGCTAAACTACACAGTAAAAACGCAACCCTTCGACGAGTTCACCATCATGTTCAAAAAAGAGAACGTTGATATGCACTTTCAGGTGCATTGGTACTGCAGATATCAAAAAACGGAAGTGTCCAAGTATCGGGTGGCAATAGTGCCTTTAATCCATATAGAGGAATTGAAGTGTAATTTCCAACCAAACGAAACTGGTTTATCGTGCGACTTCAGCGAGGAGGGCTATGCAAAGTATGGTGGGGAAAAGAGCTACTTCTTGAGTGTTAATCAAATATCGCGCGTCCACTGCTTAAAAAAGACTCTCAGTACCACGATTCAATGCCCTAGCCTACCCTTGAATAGAACGACTAATCAGTACAAATTAAGGATAGATATGGAGTACAAAGGATACAACCAGAAAAAGGAGTTCCAACTTGGCTTCAAACAAGTCCTTGCGCCAGAATGGCCCACGGGTAGGCTGCATATCTCGCTTGATCACACCATACATCTTTGGTGGTCCGGAACTGACTATAGTGCCCAAAACTTGGAGTGGCGAGTTTGGTTTTTGCCCCGCAATCCCGAAATTCAGAAGCATTTTGTACAAAGAAAAGTGCGATTTTCGGCTGTACCTATGATGAAAATTTACCAACTCACAAGTCCGTCGTACGCATATCAGGCCTATAAGATGATTATCTCGCGTCGTTATCCCTTTTGGGATTCTCCCTGGTCCTCCGAGATCGAAACTCCCGAGTTTGTAACGGAGGCAAAGTTACCCGATCGACCACCTGATATACTACCAAATGGATTCTTCTACGATCCGAAGAAGCAGAATCTGTACGTTTATTGGCGTCAGCTGGACGAACTGAAGATCAACGGACCGAATTTTACGTATTACGCGATTACGGATAGAGGGTAAGTTTTTTTAACTCAAGGAGTAACTTGAAATTAGAAAATCATCCGAACCAAATCCGTTGAAGCAAACATTGGCTTTATAGGCGCTAGTATAATCTATTTTAATTCTATAGCTTTAAGAATATGGGCGATTTAGCGACTGTTTCCTAAATTGAACGCCAGGTCCAGTGGCTGTCACATCAATTGCTTAAAACTTTATATTTGAATGTTTGATTTACACGTTTACaagattttcatttccaaTATATATAGGCGcttttatttacttttcaaCGAGTCCAATTTACCCATTTACTACGAGTAACCATACCATCGGGTTTTTCAATAAGAGCGCTACAAAAAAAAGGACCTACAAAAATAGGGCGCTATAAAAATAAAGCGctacttaaataaaaaccaaaatggTTTGGGATATCAATAAAATTCTTTATTTCTGTGAAAGTAACTCGATTTCTTTTGCATGGCCACCACGGGCACGCTTGCAAAAGACCATACGCAGAACCCAATTTTCGACGGTTTTCATAAATCGGCCGATACTGGTTCAATTTCACGCTCGAGTTGACTAATTTAGGTCTTCCTCAAGTGATGCGCCATATTCTCGACACTTCGGGCCTTTCTTTTACTCATCGGCACGGGaacattttgtttttgattCAAATTTTTCCACTACACACTCAGTTGTCCAGTGGAAATTATTACAAACATAACTTGGACATAGGGCTCTTAAAGTTGAGGCCACTGACTCCgaatttaaataatacattttaataatttccATGATGAAATGGCAAACCTTACTGAAGAGAAATGTCGAAAGAGCGGAAAAAATATGGGGTCGTGCTGTCCCTATATACTTTTGTAGCGTCCCTTCTGAAAGACCCGTTATTTCCAGCAAGACGGCAATGATCTTGAGCAACAACTCCGCTCTCTTTCGAAACTGGGATGCCACGGACCCATCTAAGGTGACCGTCTGGAGCCAGAACTTGAAGGGAAGGTCGATAAAAAGCAGCGATCTACAAGTGCCCATTCTAACGAACTCCATTAATCAACAGCCGAGGAATTTGTGGTACCACCAGGACAATCACACCATCACCTGGCTGCCTCCAATTGATCAGGATGAGCTCATCGGATACACCGTGTCGTGGTGCTCGGTTTCCATTAACAGTTTCCAGATCTGTGATGACCACGAGCTCATCCAGTTTAAGGTCTTAGACGAATCCCAGCATCAGTTCCAATTCAAAGGACCCATGGTGCTACCGAACGTGGCCGTGTCTGCTAATTATATTTACAGCACCAGCGGTGGAATGCAGTGGATTAGTCCCAGGTGGATGGGTCACCAGGAATACATTGGGACCTCGGAACTACCCCTATATATTATGTTCGCTGTCGTCGCCCTGCTGGTACCGATGTATTTTCTCTTCCGGAAGCTTCGACGCATGACACAAATCGAAGTAGACATCCCTGATATTCTATTTAAATCGATGGAGCCGACGAGTGATCCGAAGTCAGATCCTTCTTTTGAAACTGTCGTTCCCGGAAACTTTCCTCCAAAAGCCGTAATCGACATCGCAAAGCTATCGGCGGGCACCCATGTCGAACCAGATCCCCAAGTAGAGCTTAATCCCTACGTACGGATGGATGGAGTGGTTCCCTTAAAAAATAGAACATACACTCAaagttaataatatttttctataccGACAAATGTTCTCAGTTATATTTGGTTAAAATCATTTTGGAAATATGGAAAAATCTTGTTTAGAGTGTCATAATATTTGGTTTTAAATAGTATAGTTTCGTTAAAATTCTTTAAGATTGTGTTAATGATAGCTCAATCACCATTAAAGTTTTCTAGTAAAAAATGAGTCACAGTAAAGCTACAGTTTGATTCACTTAAATTGCGATAAGCTTTTTTGAAAcgaaaactaaatttaaatacatttttaagcgACAGTCATGAATTGGAAACCGAATTCATTGGTACTTTTAGCGTGGCTTATTAGCTTCTGCGGGGCTCAGATCCCATGTACTAGGGATTCTGGAGATGTACCACCACCTAAATTTACTATAACGGATAAAAAGTGTTGTTTGGAATGGGAATCTAAGAACTGGAATAATCATGACGCCTATTTGGACTGGCAAATGGAGCTTCTTCCCCATAATCCCAAGATCAAGCGACAGAGGCTTGTGCCAAGCGACGACGATTCCAACCTTGAAGAGGATTTATGCTTTAATATCCCCTCGATCCCCTACCAGAAATACGACTTGAAACTGTCGTGTAGCTACACGGATCGTCTTGAGCCTTGGACGGATGACTACTATCCGCTAACCTTTTCAACTCCGCCCGCGGTTCCGTTTCATCCACCGAAGTTTGTACCCAATGGATTTTTTCACGATCCCCTAAAGAGGCAGCTTTCCGTCTTATGGGTGCCACTAGACGAATTGCAGTTTAATGGGCCCAACTTTTCGTATGTCGTAACCACGGACACGGGGTAAGTCAACATGTTTTACAATTTTCACTCGGTTCATTACAAACTATATTTTTAGTAAGAGTGCCCTCCTTCTGAGCAACAACTCCGCCGTATTCCACGACTGGGACGCCACGCGTTCGTTCATCGTTTCTGTTTGGAGCCAGAACTCTCTGGGACCTTCGAAGGAATGCACCCAACTAAAAGTGCCCATTTTGACCCAGGACAGGAGTCATCAGCCGCAGGAGTTGCGGTATCACGAAGACAACTTTACCATCTCTTGGCAGGCTCCTCAGGATCAGGAGGGTCTTATTGGTTACGTGGTCAGCTGGTGCTCCGCTCCCAAAAACAGTTCACAGATCTGTGATGACCACTATCCCATTCATTATAAGGAACTAGAGCCATCTAAACAGCAGCTCACGTTTGTTATGCCGACAAGGTTGCACAATGTGGCAGTATCGGCCAAGTACAAAGACAGTTTTCTCGGTGGAGAGCCGCTAGTCGTTCCAAAATCGGTAAGGAGCACCAACGAGACTTATAACCTGTGGTTAGGTTTTGTTAGAAATCGAATTCAAACTccataaaatttgtaataccttttataatatttcctttttgtcgCTTAATATATTGACAAATGAAAGCACtcgatttgatttgattttattttgtacaaTTATTATTCGTGTTTGtagaaaatacaaaatatcaATGGGCTCGAGAACGTTGACACGGGGAAATGGGTTAAAAACGAATCCAAAGAACTTATTGCACATGTGTGTTGTGTTCGCGTGagtgtataaataaataacgtAGTATTATCGATCATTTCCATAGCAGAAGAAGATA contains:
- the LOC119550363 gene encoding cytokine receptor-like isoform X1, whose protein sequence is MWSEPGAVLAGGTIGVFCRCNSSTVRIQDLSMVNWLNYTVKTQPFDEFTIMFKKENVDMHFQVHWYCRYQKTEVSKYRVAIVPLIHIEELKCNFQPNETGLSCDFSEEGYAKYGGEKSYFLSVNQISRVHCLKKTLSTTIQCPSLPLNRTTNQYKLRIDMEYKGYNQKKEFQLGFKQVLAPEWPTGRLHISLDHTIHLWWSGTDYSAQNLEWRVWFLPRNPEIQKHFVQRKVRFSAVPMMKIYQLTSPSYAYQAYKMIISRRYPFWDSPWSSEIETPEFVTEAKLPDRPPDILPNGFFYDPKKQNLYVYWRQLDELKINGPNFTYYAITDRGKTAMILSNNSALFRNWDATDPSKVTVWSQNLKGRSIKSSDLQVPILTNSINQQPRNLWYHQDNHTITWLPPIDQDELIGYTVSWCSVSINSFQICDDHELIQFKVLDESQHQFQFKGPMVLPNVAVSANYIYSTSGGMQWISPRWMGHQEYIGTSELPLYIMFAVVALLVPMYFLFRKLRRMTQIEVDIPDILFKSMEPTSDPKSDPSFETVVPGNFPPKAVIDIAKLSAGTHVEPDPQVELNPYVRMDGVVPLKNRTYTQS
- the LOC119549510 gene encoding cytokine receptor-like, whose amino-acid sequence is MNWKPNSLVLLAWLISFCGAQIPCTRDSGDVPPPKFTITDKKCCLEWESKNWNNHDAYLDWQMELLPHNPKIKRQRLVPSDDDSNLEEDLCFNIPSIPYQKYDLKLSCSYTDRLEPWTDDYYPLTFSTPPAVPFHPPKFVPNGFFHDPLKRQLSVLWVPLDELQFNGPNFSYVVTTDTGKSALLLSNNSAVFHDWDATRSFIVSVWSQNSLGPSKECTQLKVPILTQDRSHQPQELRYHEDNFTISWQAPQDQEGLIGYVVSWCSAPKNSSQICDDHYPIHYKELEPSKQQLTFVMPTRLHNVAVSAKYKDSFLGGEPLVVPKSGTIISKVDLRVSALLSSFLFCQLSLVVWPANSLH
- the LOC119550363 gene encoding cytokine receptor-like isoform X2, with the protein product MWSEPGAVLAGGTIGVFCRCNSSTVRIQDLSMVNWLNYTVKTQPFDEFTIMFKKENVDMHFQVHWYCRYQKTEVSKYRVAIVPLIHIEELKCNFQPNETGLSCDFSEEGYAKYGGEKSYFLSVNQISRVHCLKKTLSTTIQCPSLPLNRTTNQYKLRIDMEYKGYNQKKEFQLGFKQVLAPEWPTGRLHISLDHTIHLWWSGTDYSAQNLEWRVWFLPRNPEIQKHFVQRKVRFSAVPMMKIYQLTSPSYAYQAYKMIISRRYPFWDSPWSSEIETPEFVTEAKLPDRPPDILPNGFFYDPKKQNLYVYWRQLDELKINGPNFTYYAITDRGKTAMILSNNSALFRNWDATDPSKVTVWSQNLKGSRGICGTTRTITPSPGCLQLIRMSSSDTPCRGARFPLTVSRSVMTTSSSSLRS
- the LOC119550363 gene encoding uncharacterized protein LOC119550363 isoform X3; the encoded protein is MWSEPGAVLAGGTIGVFCRCNSSTVRIQDLSMVNWLNYTVKTQPFDEFTIMFKKENVDMHFQVHWYCRYQKTEVSKYRVAIVPLIHIEELKCNFQPNETGLSCDFSEEGYAKYGGEKSYFLSVNQISRVHCLKKTLSTTIQCPSLPLNRTTNQYKLRIDMEYKGYNQKKEFQLGFKQVLAPEWPTGRLHISLDHTIHLWWSGTDYSAQNLEWRVWFLPRNPEIQKHFVQRKVRFSAVPMMKIYQLTSPSYAYQAYKMIISRRYPFWDSPWSSEIETPEFVTEAKLPDRPPDILPNGFFYDPKKQNLYVYWRQLDELKINGPNFTYYAITDRGRQ